The window CCTCGTTGGTCACGAGCCACCGGACTAATTCTTACCGACCTCGACCTCGAAAGACTGGGTTTTGATTGGCGGCACTCCTTCCTCCCAGACCCTGCGGTAGCGGAGGTTGATACGAGTATTGCCTGTCCCAACAGCCTTGAACTGCCAGAGATCCTGGCCACCAGCTCCTTTGCGCTGGGTTTCCGGGGCTTGGTACGTGGACTCGACCAATTCGATCACGGCCTGGGAATAATCGTCCGCCAGTTCCCAGGAATAGCCTGTGGTGGGGTTGGAGTCGAGCCTAATCAGGAAACTGTCGCCAACCTGGGCCTCGATGGAGGAATCGTTTCCCGTGTAAACCGGTAGGTCCATGTTCACCAAGCCTGTAGGTGTTGGAGTTGTTTCAGGGGAGAGTTCAGGGCTGGGGATTCCTCCTACCTGGGAAGAGATGGGAGAACAGGCGGACAGGAGCAGACCTGCCAATATCGCGAAGGCAACAGGGACCCCGTTCACGTGAGTAAGCCCTCCGTAATCAGATCATAACCGCTATGCCGTGAGATTCAATGGGAAAGGAACTCGGAGGACCCTTAAACCTGAGATCCGGGACGTTTGGGACGCCTTTTTTGAACCCTTGCTGTGTATTTTCTGGCGGGTCCCCCCCCTTCGCGCATAGAGGGGTAGAGTTGAGAATACCGGAACCAAAGTCGAAAGAACCGTCCCAAATGTCCCAGGGGTAACTTAGGTCCTATGAAGCGATCAGGATGGCGTAAGATGAGTAACAAGGAGGCTGGAGTCTCGGTCCCTTCTTTTTAGATGGCGCTTGCCCTATTGATGGATAAAATTGGTGCGTCCATCTTCTCGATCGAGTGGGGGAATGTGTTTACAATATTTATGGCAAAAATTTACCAGAAGGAAGCGGCGGCAAATGACTTCTAAGGTAATCACCAGAGAAGTAG is drawn from bacterium and contains these coding sequences:
- a CDS encoding protease inhibitor I42 family protein — translated: MNGVPVAFAILAGLLLSACSPISSQVGGIPSPELSPETTPTPTGLVNMDLPVYTGNDSSIEAQVGDSFLIRLDSNPTTGYSWELADDYSQAVIELVESTYQAPETQRKGAGGQDLWQFKAVGTGNTRINLRYRRVWEEGVPPIKTQSFEVEVGKN